The proteins below come from a single Chryseobacterium nepalense genomic window:
- a CDS encoding GIN domain-containing protein produces the protein MKGIVYIFLVLSVISCGKVSPKGNIERKNVEVPEFVNLDLEGKFRVFYARGTKNFVEIETYPNVADNLDVDVDDKTLTIKEKRGTKGVDFYNITIYSKYNLEKIAISDSVEMNISSEIKTDNFKLNLKNYATFMGSVNTRRAEVEMQNRSRANFLGQTKDAVVKISDTASLIAPYWQIENLNIESKNGNYAEVNVKDSLKGQIQNTAKFTYYNDPIRAFKIDKNAKVENKKLD, from the coding sequence ATGAAAGGTATTGTATATATATTCTTAGTATTATCGGTAATTTCCTGCGGAAAAGTTTCTCCAAAAGGAAATATTGAAAGAAAAAATGTGGAAGTTCCGGAATTTGTAAATCTGGATCTGGAAGGAAAGTTTCGTGTATTCTACGCAAGAGGAACTAAAAACTTTGTGGAGATTGAAACCTATCCTAATGTTGCTGATAATCTTGATGTGGATGTTGATGATAAAACATTAACGATTAAAGAAAAACGGGGGACAAAAGGAGTTGATTTTTATAATATTACCATCTATTCAAAATACAATCTTGAAAAAATTGCTATTTCAGATTCTGTAGAAATGAATATTTCAAGTGAAATTAAAACGGATAATTTTAAGCTTAATTTAAAAAATTACGCTACATTTATGGGTTCGGTAAACACAAGGAGAGCAGAAGTAGAGATGCAGAACCGAAGCAGAGCAAACTTTTTGGGGCAGACCAAAGATGCTGTTGTAAAAATCTCTGATACGGCGAGCCTGATTGCTCCTTACTGGCAAATTGAAAATCTGAATATCGAATCTAAAAACGGAAATTATGCTGAAGTCAATGTGAAAGATTCATTGAAAGGTCAGATTCAGAATACAGCGAAATTTACATATTATAACGATCCGATCCGTGCATTTAAAATTGATAAAAACGCAAAAGTGGAAAATAAAAAACTGGATTAA
- a CDS encoding DUF3667 domain-containing protein: MNQKSCLNCGHSVSDEFCPHCGQKTDTARITPRSIIKNDILGSIWHFEARFFNTLRNIIFSPGKTAMNYIAGKRIRYNNFIPLLLVLFSFNVLGLHYYEKFAPAEVLAEDSEVKDFLSKYSKAILFIVIPMLAVNAYFLFRRIKLNIAEHFIIGTVSLLGILTLFLLDDIVSLISLWKPVSRIFNSIDRALFGIAVLFPAVTYWNAFKNSFTTWELAWRVAGLYFLMGLESSVIGLILYEVF, translated from the coding sequence ATGAATCAAAAGAGTTGTTTAAACTGTGGTCATTCAGTTTCCGATGAGTTTTGTCCTCATTGCGGACAGAAAACCGACACGGCAAGAATAACTCCCCGTTCAATTATTAAAAATGATATTTTAGGATCGATCTGGCATTTTGAAGCCCGGTTTTTCAATACTTTAAGAAATATTATATTCAGTCCCGGAAAGACGGCGATGAATTATATTGCAGGAAAAAGAATCAGATACAACAATTTTATTCCGTTGTTACTGGTTCTTTTCAGCTTTAATGTACTGGGATTGCATTATTATGAAAAATTTGCACCGGCAGAGGTTCTTGCCGAAGATTCCGAGGTTAAAGATTTCCTGTCAAAATATTCAAAAGCTATTTTATTTATTGTTATTCCGATGCTTGCAGTCAATGCATATTTTCTTTTCAGAAGAATAAAATTGAATATTGCGGAGCATTTTATCATCGGAACTGTTAGTCTTTTAGGAATTTTAACCTTATTTTTGTTGGATGATATTGTAAGTCTTATTAGTCTGTGGAAACCGGTTTCAAGGATTTTCAATAGTATCGACAGAGCCTTATTCGGTATTGCTGTTCTTTTTCCTGCTGTTACATATTGGAATGCATTTAAAAATTCATTTACAACATGGGAGCTGGCTTGGAGAGTAGCGGGATTGTATTTTCTAATGGGACTGGAAAGTTCGGTTATAGGTTTAATCTTATATGAAGTATTTTAA
- a CDS encoding glycosyltransferase family 2 protein: MNLSIVIPLLNEEASLEELFSRIDKVCRSNSLSYEIWFVDDGSTDLSWSIIENLKVQNPQIHAIKFSKNYGKSQALHAAFERTNGDVIITMDADLQDFPEEIPELYSMVINENYDIVSGWKKKRFDNVMTKNVPSKLFNAAARKVSGVYLHDFNCGLKAYKKQVVKTIDVYGDMHRYIPVLAANAGFRRITEKEVQHQARPYGTSKFGTERFIRGFLDLVTLWFVSRFGGRPMHFFGAVGTLMFIVGFLSALWLGVSKLIDVARGMYGHLITDNPWFFIALTMMLMGTLLFIAGFLGEMIIRTNREHKNYNIDEVI, translated from the coding sequence ATGAATTTATCTATAGTTATTCCGTTATTGAACGAAGAAGCTTCTCTGGAAGAGCTTTTCTCAAGAATTGATAAAGTATGCAGATCCAACAGTTTATCGTACGAGATCTGGTTTGTAGATGACGGAAGTACAGACTTGTCATGGAGCATCATTGAAAATCTCAAAGTTCAGAATCCGCAGATCCATGCCATTAAATTTTCTAAAAACTACGGAAAATCACAGGCGCTTCATGCAGCTTTTGAAAGAACAAACGGAGATGTTATTATTACCATGGATGCCGATCTTCAGGACTTTCCTGAGGAAATACCGGAATTATACTCAATGGTGATCAATGAAAATTACGATATTGTTTCAGGTTGGAAAAAGAAGCGTTTTGATAATGTAATGACGAAAAATGTACCGTCGAAATTATTCAATGCTGCAGCAAGAAAAGTTTCGGGAGTTTATCTTCATGATTTCAACTGTGGACTGAAAGCTTATAAAAAACAGGTAGTAAAAACCATTGATGTATACGGAGATATGCACCGATATATTCCTGTTTTGGCTGCCAACGCCGGGTTCAGAAGAATTACGGAAAAAGAAGTGCAGCATCAGGCAAGGCCTTACGGAACTTCAAAATTCGGAACCGAAAGATTTATCAGAGGTTTTCTGGATTTGGTAACCCTTTGGTTTGTAAGTCGTTTCGGGGGAAGACCGATGCATTTTTTTGGGGCAGTGGGAACATTAATGTTTATTGTAGGTTTCCTTTCTGCACTTTGGCTGGGTGTTTCCAAACTGATTGATGTAGCAAGAGGGATGTATGGCCATCTGATTACTGATAATCCGTGGTTTTTTATTGCTTTAACGATGATGCTGATGGGAACATTGCTTTTTATCGCGGGATTCTTAGGAGAAATGATCATCAGAACAAACAGAGAGCATAAAAATTATAATATTGATGAGGTGATTTAA
- a CDS encoding DUF4199 domain-containing protein encodes MTKNPSTLGILLFGATMIVFFVVYYFFSGVEYFDISLKANAFILPIIYAGTAFWSVKTYWSSHKTVSFKDAFKRAFIPMFIGGILSIFSIYAFLNFVDTDAKKLLNYQYVTRQKSELDKEYTSARKILKHQKDIDELDQKYKERLQSFTPEAVKGKDMLTASHFSGYFAAILIFYVVLSLFFGAFFRTRTIYQETEIKE; translated from the coding sequence ATGACGAAAAACCCTTCCACCTTAGGAATTTTATTATTTGGAGCTACGATGATTGTTTTTTTCGTAGTGTATTACTTCTTTTCAGGAGTTGAATATTTTGATATTTCATTGAAAGCCAATGCTTTCATTTTACCAATCATTTATGCAGGGACTGCGTTCTGGTCTGTAAAAACATACTGGAGTAGTCACAAAACAGTGAGCTTCAAAGATGCTTTTAAAAGAGCCTTCATCCCTATGTTTATTGGTGGGATTTTATCGATTTTCAGTATCTATGCTTTTCTGAATTTCGTAGATACCGATGCCAAAAAACTTCTGAATTATCAATATGTCACCAGACAAAAATCCGAATTGGATAAAGAATATACTTCTGCAAGAAAGATTTTAAAACATCAGAAAGATATTGATGAGCTTGATCAGAAATACAAAGAAAGGCTTCAAAGTTTTACGCCGGAGGCAGTTAAAGGTAAAGATATGCTTACCGCAAGTCATTTTTCAGGATATTTTGCAGCAATACTTATATTTTATGTAGTTTTGTCGTTGTTTTTCGGAGCATTTTTCAGAACAAGAACGATATACCAGGAAACAGAAATTAAAGAATAA
- a CDS encoding metal-dependent hydrolase, translating into MKIQYLGQNCFLFTYKDKTILSDPFYNYKKAESGFDISAQKIDYILLTHAHGDHIADVEEVLQHHPEATIIAVPEICGYFKSAKNTDDVNLGGSAKIDDLKISMVPAHHTSSFPDGSYGGVPVGYIFRLPEGKNLYLAGDTGVMADMELFPRLYGHLDLSILPVGSHYTMCPRKAAFAAAELLKTPKVIGCHFDTFPAIEINHESALKHFADKNVELVLPRLGEEFEF; encoded by the coding sequence ATGAAAATACAATATCTGGGACAAAACTGTTTTTTGTTCACCTACAAAGACAAAACAATTTTATCAGATCCTTTTTACAATTACAAAAAAGCAGAATCTGGTTTTGATATTTCTGCACAGAAAATCGATTATATTTTACTGACTCATGCGCACGGGGATCATATTGCAGACGTTGAAGAGGTTTTGCAGCATCATCCTGAAGCAACGATTATAGCAGTTCCTGAAATCTGCGGATATTTTAAAAGCGCAAAAAATACGGATGATGTGAACTTAGGAGGATCGGCAAAAATCGACGATCTTAAAATTTCCATGGTTCCGGCCCATCATACAAGTTCGTTTCCTGACGGAAGCTACGGAGGGGTACCGGTAGGGTACATTTTCAGGTTACCTGAAGGCAAAAACCTATATCTTGCAGGGGATACCGGTGTGATGGCGGATATGGAGCTTTTTCCGAGATTATACGGCCATTTGGACCTTTCTATTCTTCCGGTTGGAAGTCACTACACCATGTGTCCGAGAAAAGCAGCTTTTGCAGCAGCAGAATTGTTGAAAACACCGAAAGTGATCGGATGCCATTTTGATACTTTCCCTGCCATTGAAATTAACCATGAAAGTGCGCTAAAGCATTTTGCAGATAAAAATGTTGAACTTGTTTTACCAAGATTGGGAGAGGAGTTCGAATTTTAA
- the menA gene encoding 1,4-dihydroxy-2-naphthoate octaprenyltransferase encodes MTDWIKAARLRTLPLSLSGIIMGAFIAKWRLYGEGGIWDWRIFALALLVTLLYQVLSNYANDYGDGVKGTDAKRVTEAESRAVASGRITAKQMKNAVILLSILSFVATVGLLYIAFIPDYMNEFYIFIGLGVASILAAIGYTIGKKPYGYMGLGDIFVFIFFGLVSVCGSYFLFTKSFSWDMLLPGTAIGMMSMAVLNLNNMRDIESDKLSGKNSLALRLGFKNAMIYEMILLQLPLILMLMFLAVNGFFQTQNYYVFIVMILMLPLMKIRRQIMAVKNPRELDPFLKQVGIMTFMMAVLTALGLNFFH; translated from the coding sequence ATGACTGACTGGATAAAAGCCGCAAGGCTTAGAACATTGCCGCTCTCTTTAAGCGGAATTATTATGGGTGCTTTTATTGCCAAATGGAGATTGTACGGTGAAGGCGGAATATGGGACTGGAGAATTTTTGCACTCGCACTTTTAGTGACTTTATTGTATCAGGTTTTATCAAACTATGCCAATGATTACGGCGACGGGGTAAAAGGTACCGATGCGAAAAGAGTTACCGAAGCGGAATCACGCGCGGTAGCCTCAGGAAGAATAACGGCGAAACAGATGAAAAATGCAGTGATCCTGCTTTCAATTTTGTCTTTTGTGGCAACAGTTGGATTGCTTTATATAGCTTTCATCCCGGATTATATGAACGAATTTTACATTTTTATAGGCCTTGGTGTTGCTAGTATCTTAGCAGCCATTGGATATACGATTGGTAAAAAACCTTATGGTTACATGGGATTGGGAGATATTTTCGTATTTATCTTTTTCGGACTGGTCTCTGTTTGCGGAAGTTATTTTTTGTTTACAAAATCGTTCAGCTGGGATATGCTGCTTCCCGGAACGGCCATCGGAATGATGAGTATGGCAGTCCTGAATCTCAATAATATGAGGGACATCGAAAGCGATAAACTATCAGGAAAAAACAGTCTGGCTTTAAGGTTAGGGTTTAAAAACGCAATGATTTATGAAATGATCCTGTTACAGCTTCCATTAATTTTAATGTTAATGTTTTTAGCGGTGAATGGATTTTTCCAGACTCAGAATTATTATGTTTTTATCGTGATGATTCTGATGCTTCCGTTAATGAAAATCAGAAGGCAGATCATGGCTGTTAAAAACCCGCGGGAACTTGATCCGTTCTTAAAGCAGGTCGGAATTATGACGTTTATGATGGCGGTTCTTACAGCTTTAGGGCTTAATTTCTTTCATTAA
- a CDS encoding 1,4-dihydroxy-2-naphthoyl-CoA synthase, with amino-acid sequence MIEWKTAKEYEDITYKKSNGVARIAFNRPEVRNAFRPKTTSELYDAFYDAYEDPSIGVVLLSGEGPSPKDGGWAFCSGGDQKARGHQGYVGEDGRHRLNILEVQRLIRFMPKVVIAVVPGWAVGGGHSLHVVCDLTLASEEHAIFKQTDADVTSFDGGYGSAYLAKMVGQKKAREIFFLGRNYSAQEALEMGMVNKVVPHAELEDTAYEWAQEILAKSPTSIRMLKFAMNLTDDGMVGQQVFAGEATRLAYMTEEAKEGRNAFLEKRKPNFGEDQWIS; translated from the coding sequence ATGATTGAGTGGAAAACCGCCAAAGAATACGAAGATATCACCTATAAAAAAAGTAATGGTGTCGCAAGAATCGCTTTCAACAGACCGGAAGTTCGCAATGCTTTCAGACCCAAAACAACATCGGAATTATACGATGCTTTTTACGATGCTTATGAAGATCCTTCGATAGGAGTTGTGCTGCTTTCGGGAGAAGGGCCAAGTCCTAAAGACGGAGGCTGGGCTTTCTGCAGCGGTGGAGATCAAAAAGCAAGAGGTCATCAGGGATATGTGGGAGAAGATGGCAGACATCGATTGAATATTCTGGAGGTTCAGCGACTGATCCGTTTTATGCCGAAAGTCGTTATTGCAGTGGTTCCGGGATGGGCTGTCGGAGGCGGACATTCTCTTCATGTAGTTTGTGATTTAACATTAGCGAGTGAAGAACACGCTATTTTCAAACAAACGGATGCTGATGTTACCAGTTTCGACGGAGGCTATGGTTCTGCATATTTGGCAAAAATGGTAGGACAGAAAAAAGCCCGTGAGATTTTCTTTTTGGGTAGAAACTATTCTGCGCAGGAAGCTTTAGAAATGGGAATGGTAAACAAAGTGGTTCCTCATGCAGAGCTGGAAGACACGGCTTACGAATGGGCACAGGAAATTTTAGCCAAATCCCCAACTTCCATCAGGATGCTGAAATTCGCCATGAACCTTACCGATGACGGAATGGTTGGTCAGCAGGTTTTTGCTGGAGAAGCAACGCGTCTTGCCTACATGACGGAAGAAGCGAAAGAAGGGAGAAATGCATTCCTTGAAAAAAGAAAACCTAATTTCGGGGAAGATCAATGGATATCTTAA
- a CDS encoding pseudouridine synthase — protein sequence MSRDNNNSERPKRPRISTKKNSDNSRASRSGNSSESKPFKKSFPKAGERNSDSRRSGDTSYQARMDKKYGKTEQEPFITSAGEGKKTFGKSAPKRGGSRPNNFDTRDKYERGSLKYGKRPGTENREDKNKSFVQKRRLTKIDKDIHKDTIRLNKYIANSGICSRREADDLITQGLVEVNGKVVNEMGYQVQKTDKVVFDGQNITPEKPVYVLLNKPKGYISTTKDDKARKTVMDLVANASPYRLFPVGRLDRSTTGVILLTNDGHMTKKLTHPSFDAKKIYHVTLDKKLTHEDMKLIAEGIRLDEGVAVVDQISFIEGKPKNEVGIEIHIGWNRVIRRIFQRLGYEVEALDRVMFAGLTKKNIKRGHWRILTELEVNNLKML from the coding sequence ATGAGCAGAGATAATAATAATTCAGAACGACCAAAGAGACCAAGAATTTCAACCAAGAAAAATTCTGATAATTCTCGTGCTTCCAGATCTGGAAATTCTTCAGAATCAAAACCTTTTAAAAAGTCTTTTCCGAAGGCAGGAGAGAGAAATTCAGATTCCAGGAGAAGCGGTGACACCAGTTACCAGGCTCGAATGGATAAAAAATACGGAAAAACTGAACAGGAACCCTTTATTACCAGTGCAGGAGAAGGAAAAAAAACTTTCGGTAAATCTGCCCCGAAAAGAGGAGGAAGCAGACCCAATAATTTTGATACCAGAGATAAATACGAAAGAGGCAGCCTGAAATACGGAAAAAGACCGGGAACAGAAAACCGGGAGGATAAAAATAAATCTTTTGTACAAAAAAGACGGTTAACGAAAATTGATAAGGATATTCACAAAGATACCATTCGTCTGAATAAATACATTGCCAATTCCGGAATATGCAGCCGAAGAGAAGCGGATGATCTTATTACACAAGGACTTGTTGAGGTAAATGGAAAAGTGGTGAATGAAATGGGATATCAGGTTCAGAAAACTGATAAAGTTGTTTTTGACGGACAAAATATTACTCCTGAAAAACCGGTGTATGTTCTTCTGAATAAACCGAAAGGATATATTTCCACAACCAAAGATGATAAGGCCAGAAAAACAGTGATGGATCTTGTAGCCAATGCTTCGCCGTACCGTTTATTTCCTGTGGGAAGATTGGATCGTTCCACAACAGGCGTTATTCTTTTAACGAATGACGGACATATGACCAAAAAGCTTACGCACCCGTCTTTTGATGCGAAAAAGATCTATCACGTTACGTTAGATAAAAAACTGACGCATGAAGATATGAAGCTTATTGCTGAAGGAATTCGTCTGGATGAGGGAGTAGCAGTGGTTGATCAGATTTCTTTTATTGAAGGGAAACCTAAAAACGAAGTCGGGATAGAGATTCATATCGGCTGGAACCGTGTTATCAGAAGAATTTTCCAGAGATTAGGATATGAAGTGGAAGCGCTGGACAGAGTGATGTTTGCAGGTCTTACGAAAAAGAACATCAAAAGAGGTCACTGGAGAATCCTTACGGAACTGGAGGTGAATAATCTTAAAATGCTTTAA
- the aroB gene encoding 3-dehydroquinate synthase — translation MITILNDNFSQLNDFLSTRSFSKIFILVDENTHEYCLPALLGNLETDLAFEILEIEPGEEMKNIQTANQLWEILTEMQADRKALVINLGGGVITDMGGFVASTYKRGVPFINIPTTLLSMCDASIGGKTGIDLMHYKNMVGTFTFPEQIFVYPKFLETLPYKELRSGFAEMLKHGLIADKKHWENLINISKLDADAVVPHIETSMEIKQDVVQQDFQEKNIRKTLNFGHTIGHAIESLCLSQGNPVLHGEAVAMGMITETHLSFSEGLISEEDCTIIIENIQKYYPYLDISDFKDEDIFELLINDKKNTDNKINFSLISGIGSCTFDYQCSKKGIASSIEFYRKLNDASM, via the coding sequence ATGATAACAATATTAAATGATAATTTTTCACAGCTCAACGATTTTTTAAGCACGAGATCATTCAGTAAAATTTTCATCCTGGTTGATGAGAATACGCATGAATATTGCCTTCCTGCTCTTTTAGGAAACCTGGAAACCGATCTGGCATTTGAAATTCTTGAGATAGAGCCGGGCGAAGAAATGAAAAATATTCAGACTGCCAATCAGCTTTGGGAAATTCTTACGGAAATGCAGGCAGACCGCAAGGCGCTTGTCATCAATCTTGGAGGTGGTGTAATTACAGATATGGGTGGCTTTGTTGCATCTACCTATAAAAGAGGAGTTCCGTTTATCAATATTCCCACTACTCTTTTATCGATGTGTGATGCTTCCATCGGTGGAAAAACAGGAATTGACCTGATGCATTATAAAAATATGGTGGGAACCTTTACTTTCCCGGAGCAAATTTTCGTTTATCCTAAATTTTTAGAAACACTCCCTTATAAAGAACTCCGAAGCGGTTTCGCGGAAATGCTGAAACACGGATTAATTGCTGATAAAAAGCACTGGGAAAATCTTATCAATATTTCTAAACTTGATGCTGATGCTGTTGTTCCTCACATTGAAACATCAATGGAAATTAAGCAGGACGTTGTTCAGCAGGATTTTCAGGAGAAAAATATCCGTAAGACACTGAATTTCGGGCATACGATAGGACACGCTATAGAAAGTCTTTGCCTCAGCCAGGGAAATCCTGTTCTCCACGGGGAAGCTGTTGCCATGGGAATGATTACCGAAACCCACCTGTCCTTTTCGGAAGGGCTGATCTCCGAAGAAGATTGTACCATTATTATTGAAAATATTCAGAAATATTATCCTTATCTGGATATCAGTGATTTTAAGGATGAAGATATCTTTGAGCTGCTGATCAATGACAAAAAGAATACAGATAATAAAATCAATTTTTCATTAATTTCGGGAATCGGTTCATGCACTTTTGATTATCAGTGCAGCAAAAAAGGGATAGCTTCTTCAATTGAATTTTATAGAAAACTGAATGATGCATCAATGTAA
- a CDS encoding porin family protein, with the protein MKKLILGIALTAGSLAFAQTTTTTSTSSASPVAFGVKAGMNVSSLTNESGLDDQGSKIGFNAGVFANIPVATSFSIQPEVLYSQYGDKYDQTIAGTRYSSARHLDYITVPVMFQYNIIPNLYLEAGPEFGFLVNAKNKLKNETDNNTINESGDYKDSLNKFNFGIGLGAGYYFTDNIGITARYVAGLTDIAKDRPSNSDAIRNNVFQVGLAFKF; encoded by the coding sequence ATGAAAAAGTTAATTTTAGGAATAGCACTTACAGCTGGTTCATTGGCATTTGCCCAGACTACGACTACCACTTCTACTTCATCTGCTTCTCCTGTAGCATTTGGTGTTAAAGCAGGAATGAACGTTTCTTCTTTGACAAATGAATCAGGATTAGATGATCAAGGTTCTAAAATCGGTTTTAACGCTGGTGTTTTTGCTAACATTCCTGTAGCTACATCATTCAGCATCCAGCCGGAGGTTTTATACTCTCAATATGGAGATAAGTATGATCAGACTATTGCAGGAACACGTTATTCAAGTGCAAGACATTTAGACTATATTACTGTTCCGGTAATGTTCCAGTATAATATTATTCCAAATCTTTATTTAGAAGCAGGTCCTGAATTCGGTTTCTTGGTAAATGCTAAGAATAAATTAAAGAATGAAACGGATAACAATACAATTAATGAATCTGGAGACTATAAAGACAGCTTAAATAAATTCAACTTCGGTATCGGTCTTGGTGCAGGATACTATTTCACAGATAATATTGGTATTACAGCGAGATACGTTGCAGGTCTTACTGATATTGCGAAAGACAGACCAAGTAACTCTGATGCAATCAGAAACAATGTATTCCAAGTTGGTTTAGCTTTTAAATTCTAA
- the purF gene encoding amidophosphoribosyltransferase, whose protein sequence is MKSLDIHKSEYLKQFETQTYGRNLFRTQEEERLDAPNEECGIFGMYSDNDLDTFSLSQFGLFALQHRGQEACGISVLKNGRITNMKDEGLVLDVYKEIPDPETFMGNSAIGHTRYTTAGDKKKYNFQPFFAKNEYDQIILSIAHNGNLTNAKELKAELEAEGVVFRATSDSEVILRLIQKNLDLGLRGAIKVTMEKIEGAYSVVGMTRNKFFAFRDFNGIRPLVLGAIDEKSYVVASESVALDAVGAQYVRDILPGEIVYTNENEPGKLHSYMADEEKGKQRICSFEYIYFARPDSSLENINVYEIREKSGEKIWHQAPVEADVVIGVPDSGVPAAIGFAKASGIPFRPVLIKNRYIGRSFIVPTQEMRERVVNLKLNPIISEIKDKRVVIIDDSIVRGTTSKRLVKILKDAGVKEIHFRSVSPPIIAPCYLGIDTPSKDDLISANMTTAELRDYLGVDSLEFLSVENLKEILGSANHCFGCFTEQYPVGKGEEVELFN, encoded by the coding sequence ATGAAAAGTTTAGACATTCATAAAAGTGAATATTTAAAGCAGTTTGAAACCCAGACCTACGGAAGAAATCTTTTCAGGACGCAGGAAGAAGAAAGACTGGATGCTCCTAATGAGGAGTGCGGGATCTTCGGGATGTATTCTGATAATGACCTCGATACGTTTTCGCTTTCGCAGTTCGGTCTTTTTGCATTGCAGCACAGAGGCCAGGAAGCTTGTGGTATTTCTGTTTTGAAGAACGGGAGAATCACCAACATGAAAGATGAGGGACTGGTTTTGGACGTTTATAAAGAAATCCCGGATCCGGAAACTTTTATGGGAAATTCTGCAATCGGGCATACCCGCTACACGACTGCAGGAGATAAGAAAAAATATAATTTCCAGCCTTTTTTTGCAAAGAATGAATATGATCAGATTATTCTTTCCATTGCGCATAATGGTAACCTTACCAATGCAAAGGAACTGAAGGCGGAGCTGGAGGCAGAAGGTGTCGTTTTCAGGGCAACTTCAGATTCTGAGGTAATCCTTAGGCTTATTCAGAAAAACCTTGATCTCGGACTTCGTGGAGCTATTAAAGTGACCATGGAAAAAATAGAAGGTGCATATTCTGTTGTCGGGATGACAAGAAATAAATTCTTTGCTTTCAGAGATTTCAACGGGATCAGACCTCTTGTGTTGGGAGCAATAGATGAAAAATCCTATGTTGTTGCATCAGAATCTGTGGCATTGGATGCAGTAGGTGCTCAGTATGTTCGTGATATTCTACCTGGAGAAATCGTTTATACCAATGAAAACGAACCCGGAAAACTTCATTCTTATATGGCTGATGAAGAAAAAGGAAAACAGAGAATCTGTTCATTTGAATATATTTACTTTGCAAGACCGGATTCTTCATTAGAAAATATAAACGTATACGAAATCAGGGAAAAATCAGGAGAGAAGATCTGGCATCAGGCTCCGGTAGAAGCAGATGTTGTTATTGGAGTTCCGGATTCCGGAGTTCCGGCTGCTATTGGTTTTGCTAAAGCTTCAGGGATTCCTTTCCGTCCTGTTTTAATTAAGAACAGGTATATCGGAAGAAGTTTTATCGTTCCTACTCAGGAAATGAGAGAAAGAGTGGTAAACCTTAAACTCAATCCTATTATTTCAGAGATTAAAGACAAAAGAGTAGTGATCATTGATGACTCTATCGTTCGTGGTACTACTTCCAAGAGACTGGTTAAGATCTTAAAAGATGCCGGGGTGAAGGAAATACACTTCAGAAGTGTTTCTCCGCCAATTATTGCTCCTTGTTATTTAGGAATCGATACCCCTTCAAAAGATGACCTGATTTCAGCAAATATGACAACTGCTGAACTCAGAGATTATCTGGGTGTAGATTCACTTGAATTTTTAAGTGTTGAAAACCTGAAAGAAATTCTTGGTTCTGCCAATCACTGTTTCGGATGTTTTACAGAACAATATCCTGTAGGTAAAGGAGAAGAAGTGGAATTATTTAATTAA
- the purC gene encoding phosphoribosylaminoimidazolesuccinocarboxamide synthase has protein sequence MEKLEMLYEGKAKQVFATDNPDQVIVRFKDDATAFNAQKRGSVDLKGEMNNAITTLIFEYLNEKGIKTHFIKQLNEREQLVRKVSIIPLEMVVRNYSAGSMAQRLGVEEGIKSPVTIFDICYKKDELGDPLINDHHAVFLGAATYEELDEMYELTSDINDILIDLFDKMNIILVDFKIELGKTSDGEIILADEISPDTCRLWDKDTMKKLDKDRFRRDLGEVTEAYVEIYNRLKEALGK, from the coding sequence ATGGAAAAGTTAGAAATGTTGTACGAAGGTAAAGCAAAACAGGTATTTGCTACCGATAATCCTGACCAGGTAATTGTGCGTTTCAAAGACGATGCTACTGCATTCAACGCTCAGAAAAGAGGTTCTGTAGACCTGAAAGGAGAAATGAACAACGCAATCACTACGCTTATCTTTGAATACCTGAATGAAAAAGGAATCAAAACTCATTTTATAAAACAACTGAACGAAAGAGAGCAGCTCGTAAGAAAAGTATCTATTATTCCTCTCGAAATGGTGGTAAGAAACTATTCTGCAGGAAGTATGGCTCAAAGACTGGGAGTAGAAGAAGGAATCAAGTCTCCGGTTACTATTTTCGATATCTGTTACAAAAAAGACGAGTTGGGAGATCCGCTTATCAATGATCACCACGCAGTTTTCTTAGGAGCTGCAACGTATGAAGAACTTGACGAAATGTATGAGCTCACTTCAGATATTAACGATATCCTGATCGATCTTTTCGACAAAATGAATATAATCCTGGTTGATTTTAAAATCGAATTAGGAAAAACTTCAGATGGTGAAATCATTTTAGCAGATGAAATTTCCCCGGATACTTGCAGACTTTGGGACAAAGATACCATGAAGAAACTGGATAAAGACAGATTCAGAAGAGATCTTGGAGAAGTTACCGAAGCATACGTTGAGATCTACAACAGGCTGAAAGAAGCTCTGGGTAAATAA